One Mycolicibacterium crocinum DNA window includes the following coding sequences:
- the pcaG gene encoding protocatechuate 3,4-dioxygenase subunit alpha — protein MNTLLTATPGQTVGPFFGYALPFDRCEQLVPAGSPGAVQLAGLVLDGDGQPVPDALLEIWQANADGTIPTSTGSLHRDGWTFTGWGRAGTDAGGRYSFSTVIPGPCDPGAAPFFLITVFARGLLNRLFTRAYVPGGQLAGDPLLASLPPERRDTLIATREGAGLRFDIQLQDAPGKPETVFLRYAGHQR, from the coding sequence ATGAATACCCTGCTCACCGCCACCCCGGGGCAGACCGTCGGACCCTTTTTCGGTTACGCACTCCCGTTCGACCGGTGCGAACAGCTGGTTCCGGCCGGCTCACCGGGTGCCGTCCAGCTTGCCGGCTTGGTCCTCGATGGTGACGGCCAGCCTGTTCCCGACGCCCTGCTTGAGATCTGGCAGGCCAACGCCGACGGCACCATCCCCACGTCCACCGGCTCGCTACACCGGGATGGCTGGACCTTCACCGGATGGGGCCGCGCCGGCACCGACGCTGGCGGACGGTACAGCTTTTCCACCGTCATCCCAGGTCCCTGCGATCCCGGTGCGGCACCGTTCTTTCTGATCACCGTGTTCGCCCGCGGGCTGCTCAACCGGCTGTTCACACGCGCCTACGTGCCGGGGGGCCAGCTGGCAGGCGATCCACTGCTGGCGTCCCTGCCGCCCGAGCGCCGCGACACTCTCATCGCCACCCGCGAGGGCGCCGGACTACGCTTCGACATCCAATTGCAGGACGCGCCAGGCAAACCCGAGACGGTCTTCCTGCGCTACGCGGGACACCAGCGATGA
- a CDS encoding lyase family protein gives MTDLFWPGDDLAGALMSGPAFLGAMVAVERAWLDILVDAGIAPQEARASLADLIADADTESIARRAATDGSPVSALVTLLRERSTAATARWLHRGLTSQDVVDTALVICARDVLIRIGDEFTVQVRALSELAERHRSTPTLARTLTQAALPSTFGVKMARWLTGILDAAEPLTGLLPSLPVQVGGAVGTLAAATELTGSVDGAIALSDALAGALRLAPAPPWHTTRSAITRIGDALVSCCDAWGHIAADVATGSRPEIGELAEGSGGGSSTMPHKNNPVRSVLIRRTALTAGTLGATLHLAAGASVDERSDGAWHAEWATLRTLARRTVVAAVQASELLSGLQVDAARAAANLADAGGLLTEQRAMAELTGSPARPDYTGAADRLIDSTLSRARRFIKSAS, from the coding sequence ATGACTGACCTCTTCTGGCCGGGCGACGACCTCGCAGGCGCCCTGATGAGCGGCCCCGCATTCCTCGGGGCCATGGTGGCCGTGGAACGGGCGTGGCTGGACATCCTCGTCGACGCCGGTATCGCACCGCAGGAGGCGCGTGCCAGCTTGGCAGACCTCATCGCCGACGCCGACACCGAGTCGATCGCCCGCCGCGCCGCCACCGACGGCAGCCCCGTCAGCGCGCTGGTCACGTTGTTGCGTGAGCGGTCGACGGCGGCGACAGCGCGTTGGTTACACCGCGGGCTAACCAGTCAGGACGTCGTCGACACAGCGCTCGTCATCTGCGCCCGTGATGTCCTCATACGCATCGGCGACGAGTTCACCGTCCAAGTCCGGGCGCTGTCCGAGCTCGCTGAGAGGCACCGGAGCACACCAACACTCGCGCGTACCCTGACCCAGGCCGCCCTACCGAGCACCTTCGGCGTCAAGATGGCACGTTGGCTTACCGGCATACTGGACGCCGCCGAACCGCTGACTGGGCTGCTGCCCTCCCTACCGGTGCAGGTCGGTGGCGCGGTGGGAACGCTGGCGGCGGCTACGGAATTGACCGGTTCGGTGGACGGCGCCATCGCGTTGAGCGACGCGCTCGCCGGCGCTCTGCGGCTGGCGCCGGCTCCGCCCTGGCACACCACCCGCTCGGCGATCACCCGCATCGGGGATGCGTTGGTGAGCTGCTGCGACGCCTGGGGGCACATCGCCGCCGACGTCGCGACCGGTAGCCGGCCCGAGATCGGCGAGCTGGCCGAGGGCAGTGGTGGCGGCTCATCGACGATGCCGCACAAGAACAATCCCGTCCGTTCTGTGTTGATCCGGCGCACCGCGCTCACCGCGGGCACGTTAGGCGCCACCCTGCACCTGGCCGCAGGAGCGAGTGTCGACGAGCGCTCCGACGGCGCGTGGCACGCCGAATGGGCCACACTGCGCACGCTCGCCCGCCGCACCGTCGTGGCGGCCGTCCAGGCCTCCGAACTGCTCTCCGGGTTGCAGGTGGACGCGGCGCGGGCGGCCGCGAACCTGGCCGACGCGGGCGGGCTGCTCACCGAACAACGGGCCATGGCCGAGTTGACCGGTAGCCCAGCACGGCCCGACTACACCGGTGCCGCCGATCGGCTGATCGATTCGACCTTGAGTCGGGCCCGTCGCTTCATCAAGTCTGCGTCATGA